The following proteins are encoded in a genomic region of Streptomyces sp. SLBN-31:
- a CDS encoding HIT family protein, with amino-acid sequence MGLFAADPACVFCDIVAGRVRASRVYEDARVLSFMEIHPAAPGDLLVIPKAHAAGLEDIDQTLTAHLFQVVHLLARALRRSELPCQGVNVFLADGEVADQTVFHLHVHVFPRTANDRFRLEVRWLDRSRAELDDDAARVRDGLARSGYRYGHP; translated from the coding sequence ATGGGGTTGTTCGCTGCGGATCCGGCCTGCGTCTTCTGTGACATCGTCGCAGGCCGGGTTCGCGCCAGCCGGGTGTACGAGGACGCCCGAGTCCTGTCCTTCATGGAGATCCACCCGGCCGCGCCCGGAGATCTCCTCGTCATTCCCAAGGCGCATGCCGCAGGCCTGGAGGACATCGACCAGACTTTGACGGCGCACTTGTTTCAGGTCGTCCATCTGCTGGCGCGGGCACTGCGGCGCTCCGAGCTGCCGTGTCAGGGAGTGAACGTGTTTCTCGCCGATGGCGAGGTGGCCGATCAGACGGTCTTCCATCTTCACGTGCATGTTTTCCCCCGTACCGCCAACGACCGGTTCCGTTTGGAGGTCAGGTGGCTGGATCGGTCCCGAGCAGAGCTGGATGACGACGCCGCACGGGTGAGGGATGGCCTTGCGCGGAGCGGATACCGCTACGGACATCCGTGA
- a CDS encoding 2-hydroxyacid dehydrogenase — MTARSPQVWLPAQFGRLADLPPGLDYARWDGRSAFPTDPAEVEFYVPPLTKDISVIARPLARMTRLQAVQALSAGTDELRAALDRQPREVTLCNAKGVPAAATAELALTLILASLRGIPESLRAQDREDWDPRTFSTLYERSVLIVGHGAVGSALEKLLTPFGCTVTRVGRADRDTPQGPVRSVSLLPRLVADADVIVLCTPLTAATRGLFDAALLSRVKDGALLVNVSRGAVVDTDALLKEVHGGRLRAALDVSDPEPLPPGHPLWTAPGVLVTPHVGAFTPDLWPRLEALVRRQLARFVAGGELENVVTR; from the coding sequence ATGACCGCGCGATCCCCCCAGGTATGGCTGCCCGCACAGTTCGGCCGCCTCGCCGATCTGCCCCCCGGCCTCGATTACGCCCGCTGGGACGGCCGTTCGGCCTTTCCCACGGACCCGGCGGAGGTCGAGTTCTACGTGCCCCCGCTGACCAAAGACATCAGTGTCATTGCCCGGCCGCTGGCCCGGATGACCCGGCTGCAAGCGGTGCAGGCGCTCAGCGCCGGGACCGACGAGCTGCGGGCGGCACTGGACCGGCAGCCCCGTGAGGTGACCTTGTGCAACGCGAAGGGGGTGCCGGCTGCAGCCACGGCCGAGCTGGCCCTGACGCTGATCCTCGCCAGCCTGCGCGGCATACCGGAATCGCTCCGCGCCCAGGACCGGGAGGACTGGGACCCGCGGACGTTCTCCACCCTGTACGAACGGTCCGTGCTCATCGTCGGTCACGGCGCCGTCGGCTCCGCCCTGGAGAAGCTCCTGACGCCCTTCGGCTGCACCGTCACCCGCGTCGGGCGCGCGGACAGGGACACGCCCCAAGGGCCGGTGCGCTCCGTGTCGCTGCTGCCCCGGCTCGTCGCGGACGCCGACGTGATCGTGCTGTGCACTCCGCTGACCGCGGCGACCCGCGGGCTCTTCGATGCCGCACTGCTGTCCCGCGTCAAGGACGGCGCCCTGCTCGTCAACGTGTCCCGGGGCGCGGTCGTTGACACCGACGCCCTGCTGAAGGAGGTGCACGGCGGCCGGCTGCGGGCCGCCCTCGACGTTAGCGACCCCGAACCGCTCCCGCCGGGCCACCCGCTCTGGACCGCGCCCGGCGTCCTGGTCACCCCGCACGTCGGCGCTTTCACCCCCGATCTGTGGCCCCGTCTCGAAGCGCTCGTGCGACGGCAGCTGGCCCGGTTCGTCGCGGGCGGGGAACTGGAGAACGTCGTCACACGCTGA
- a CDS encoding bifunctional 2-polyprenyl-6-hydroxyphenol methylase/3-demethylubiquinol 3-O-methyltransferase UbiG has product MRTILSGPSGLRRESDSYAVTAEFYDILQADADEARVRRLYAPQIADARTGVLDVGAGTGRVTMLALAGSWADVHAVEPARAMRTSLLTRLAALPSEQRNRVTVHPHPLDETALDTVADVAVCHNMVGCLPPGVREKLWPALGRALTPGGSLFVQLPPARLPTRTVVRLLADKRVGEHIYGGRMTMSAAGYRIRTRADYWVRDAEDVLREHTETFWMWPATRARLTRELAAHGFAPLPGYEESELLAVTLRGRR; this is encoded by the coding sequence ATGCGCACTATCCTCAGCGGTCCGTCGGGCCTCCGACGGGAATCCGACTCCTACGCGGTCACCGCGGAGTTCTACGACATCTTGCAGGCGGACGCGGACGAAGCCCGGGTCCGCCGGCTCTACGCACCCCAGATCGCCGACGCCCGCACCGGCGTGCTGGACGTCGGGGCTGGTACCGGGCGGGTGACGATGCTGGCCCTCGCCGGCTCCTGGGCCGACGTGCACGCCGTCGAACCGGCCCGGGCTATGCGTACGTCGCTGCTGACCCGGCTCGCCGCCCTGCCCTCCGAGCAGCGGAACCGGGTCACCGTGCACCCGCACCCCCTGGACGAGACGGCGCTGGACACGGTCGCGGACGTGGCCGTCTGCCACAACATGGTGGGCTGTCTTCCACCCGGCGTACGCGAGAAGTTGTGGCCTGCGCTGGGCAGGGCCCTCACCCCCGGCGGCTCGCTGTTCGTGCAGCTGCCGCCCGCCCGGCTCCCAACCCGCACCGTCGTGCGCCTGCTGGCGGACAAGCGGGTCGGCGAGCACATCTACGGCGGGCGCATGACGATGTCGGCCGCCGGCTATCGCATCCGGACCCGCGCCGACTACTGGGTCAGGGACGCCGAGGACGTGCTGCGGGAACACACCGAGACGTTCTGGATGTGGCCCGCGACGCGGGCCCGGCTGACCCGCGAGCTGGCAGCGCACGGGTTCGCCCCGCTCCCGGGGTACGAGGAGTCGGAGCTGCTGGCAGTGACGCTGCGCGGCCGCCGGTGA
- a CDS encoding cytochrome b yields MGNDSRPAGPERGRGGERFATWVANRTGLRGTARSARRLVFPDHWSFLLGEIALYSLVVLLITGVYLSLYFHPSTDLVVYDGGYAPLRGQLVSRAFDSTLHLSFDVRGGLLVRQAHHWAALVFVAAVFAHLLRVFFTGAFRKPRELNWALGFLLLVLAMFAGLTGYDLPDDLLSGTGLQVVNGTLLSIPVVGTYLSFFLFGGEFPGEDLIARFNALHTLVIPALMIAVLVGYAVLALRHRPTQYPGPGRSENNVVGVPLAVRAVKSAGYFCFVSGVIFFMAAVAQINPVWNYGPFRPDQVSAGSQPDWYMGVADGLLRVMPGWEIDVWGHTLALDNFLPLLAGLLLFLAMGAYPFLEAWVTDDDRDHHLLDRPRNRPVRTALGVAWLSIYAVALVGAANDVIATRLHVSVNSVTWAVRLGLFVAPVLAFVTTKRLALALQRRDRDKVLHGRETGVITRLPHGEYVEVHEPLDPARLHTLTAHEQYRPLEPTPEPDPDGPAPTRTRTATRRLRVALSRVLYGPGTQIPKPSPPEHRELTARHRP; encoded by the coding sequence ATGGGCAACGACAGCCGGCCAGCCGGACCGGAGCGAGGACGCGGTGGAGAGCGGTTCGCCACGTGGGTGGCGAACCGGACGGGCCTGCGCGGGACGGCCCGCTCCGCCCGGCGCCTGGTCTTCCCGGACCACTGGTCGTTCCTGCTTGGCGAGATCGCGCTCTACAGTCTCGTCGTCCTGCTGATCACGGGCGTCTACCTCAGCCTTTACTTCCACCCCTCCACCGATCTCGTCGTCTACGACGGCGGATACGCGCCGCTGCGGGGGCAGTTGGTCTCCCGGGCCTTCGACTCGACCCTGCACCTCTCCTTCGACGTCCGCGGCGGCCTGCTCGTCCGCCAAGCGCACCACTGGGCGGCACTGGTCTTCGTCGCCGCGGTCTTCGCGCACCTGCTGCGGGTCTTCTTCACCGGCGCGTTCCGCAAGCCGCGCGAGCTGAACTGGGCGCTGGGGTTCCTGCTCCTCGTCCTGGCCATGTTCGCCGGCCTGACCGGCTACGACCTGCCCGACGACCTGCTGTCCGGAACCGGCCTGCAAGTGGTCAACGGCACGCTCCTGTCGATCCCGGTCGTCGGTACCTACCTGTCGTTCTTCCTCTTCGGCGGCGAGTTTCCCGGCGAGGACCTGATCGCCCGCTTCAACGCCCTGCACACGCTGGTCATCCCCGCGCTGATGATCGCGGTGCTCGTCGGTTACGCGGTACTGGCCCTGCGCCACCGGCCCACCCAGTACCCCGGCCCCGGCCGGAGCGAGAACAACGTCGTCGGCGTCCCGCTCGCCGTCCGTGCCGTGAAGTCCGCCGGCTACTTCTGCTTTGTGTCCGGCGTGATCTTCTTCATGGCCGCCGTGGCCCAGATCAACCCCGTGTGGAACTACGGCCCCTTCCGCCCAGACCAGGTCTCCGCCGGGTCCCAGCCGGACTGGTACATGGGCGTCGCGGACGGCCTGCTGCGCGTCATGCCCGGCTGGGAGATCGACGTATGGGGCCACACTCTGGCCCTGGACAACTTCCTGCCCCTGCTGGCCGGCCTGCTCCTCTTCCTCGCGATGGGCGCCTATCCGTTTCTGGAGGCCTGGGTCACGGACGACGACCGCGACCACCACCTCCTCGACCGCCCCCGCAACCGTCCCGTACGGACCGCCTTGGGCGTGGCCTGGCTCAGCATCTACGCGGTGGCGCTCGTCGGCGCCGCCAACGACGTCATCGCCACCCGGCTGCACGTCTCCGTCAACTCCGTGACCTGGGCTGTGCGCCTCGGCCTGTTCGTCGCCCCGGTCCTGGCCTTCGTCACTACCAAGCGCCTCGCGCTCGCCCTCCAGCGGCGCGACCGCGACAAGGTGCTGCACGGCCGCGAGACCGGCGTCATCACGCGCCTGCCGCACGGCGAGTATGTCGAGGTCCACGAGCCCCTCGACCCGGCCCGGCTGCACACCCTCACCGCCCACGAGCAGTACCGGCCGCTGGAGCCCACGCCCGAACCGGACCCGGACGGACCCGCGCCGACCCGGACCCGGACCGCCACTCGGCGCCTGCGCGTGGCGCTCAGCCGCGTCCTCTACGGCCCGGGCACCCAGATCCCCAAACCCTCGCCGCCCGAGCACCGGGAACTCACCGCCCGGCACCGGCCCTGA